A genomic region of Alligator mississippiensis isolate rAllMis1 chromosome 6, rAllMis1, whole genome shotgun sequence contains the following coding sequences:
- the GJB4 gene encoding gap junction beta-4 protein — protein MNWSSLQDLLSGVNKYSTALGRIWLSVVFVFRFLVYVVAAEQVWADDQRDFECNTLQPGCTNVCYDHFFPISHIRLWALQLIFVTCPSLLVTMHVAYREGRKQKRRKTGAGKNSQQLHLNPGKKRGGLWWTYLLSLVFKASTDAAFLYIFHRLYTNFDMPRVMECSVPPCPHVVDCFIARPTEKKLFTYFMVATATLCIVLNLCEISYLVAKRCRELATQHQTKGLPSKPVENVTNSWSHSTQEKNQVVNITSSGQTTFRTVHLI, from the coding sequence ATGAACTGGTCCTCACTGCAGGACCTCCTGAGTGGGGTGAACAAGTACTCCACAGCCctggggcgcatctggctctctgTGGTCTTTGTCTTCCGCTTCCTGGTCTACGTGGTAGCGGCGGAGCAGGTGTGGGCTGATGACCAGCGGGACTTTGAGTGCAACACTCTCCAGCCCGGCTGCACCAATGTCTGCTATGACCATTTCTTCCCCATCTCACACATCCGCCTCTGGGCCCTGCAGCTCATCTTCGtcacctgcccttccctcctgGTGACCATGCACGTGGCTTACCGGGAAGGCCGGAAGCAGAAGCGTAGGAAGACAGGAGCAGGGAAGAACAGCCAGCAGCTCCATCTCAACCCAGGCAAGAAGCGGGGAGGCCTGTGGTGGACTTACCTGCTCAGCCTGGTCTTCAAGGCTTCCACAGATGCAGCTTTCCTCTACATCTTCCACCGGCTCTACACCAACTTCGACATGCCTCGAGTCATGGAATGCTCTGTGCCACCTTGCCCTCATGTGGTCGACTGCTTCATCGCAAGGCCCACCGAGAAGAAACTCTTCACCTACTTCATGGTGGCCACCGCTACCCTGTGCATTGTCCTCAACCTCTGTGAGATATCCTACCTGGTTGCCAAGAGGTGCCGGGAGCTTGCCACCCAGCACCAGACCAAGGGGCTCCCTAGCAAGCCAGTAGAGAACGTGACTAATAGCTGGTctcattccacccaggagaagAACCAGGTTGTTAATATAACCTCCTCAGGACAGACTACATTCAGGACTGTCCACTTGATATAG